The following coding sequences lie in one Sparus aurata unplaced genomic scaffold, fSpaAur1.1, whole genome shotgun sequence genomic window:
- the plin6 gene encoding perilipin 6: protein MSHPASSNQDAGFKHKKSPDSSAAGHTVQSLIFTFIFTFIITRCSSLIVTSDSLMGFGEGDMSDHQTSAVLRASHLPLVRSALRSVTSAYSDAKGRFPLLGLMGGAAEVGVRSISHIAMARATPLLQTLEPQIEVANQFALVGLDRLEKNFPILNQSTDEVVGHLKDAFFVTLDDVQLWAMDGLDGALDQLERLADNARAAVLMLQDTQVGRAATSGLDDVLGRLEDATAYYLPLPPTLRREWEMRVQEYEDEDDDDEPSLWTRVRSLLLSLSLQLFHRLTKIREQLQRAVRMLGDAADVVGLGKVLQVVGELLQYLQGLLVALVYRAEGLRELTLNGVKGQAALLAEMRPVRQIRELPVQIQQLLQDLQELSKILLQLLINATPLYNMLQQPSHQDVEDFLNQEDFMSDSSSRRSSANSLFLKAMDGRPRRRRSLYSRASASRGSGAPQSPDPPNGRRSSLKDTPALEVEGMPLPSDGFSANRRPSAAEMLFAPLKQFVSQSQKAFEYLTPNSSDNAANDTATADS from the exons atgtcacaccCTGCTTCGTCCAATCAGGACGCTGGTTTCAAACACAAAAAGTCTCCAGACTCCTCAGCAGCTGGTCATACAGTTCAGAGCCtcatcttcaccttcatcttcaccttcatcatcaCTCGGTGCAGCAGCCTGATCGTCACGTCGGACTCTCTCATGGG ATTTGGTGAAGGAGACATGTCAGATCATCAG ACCAGTGCCGTGCTGCGAGCTTCCCATCTGCCTCTGGTCCGCTCGGCGTTGCGGTCCGTGACATCAGCGTACTCAGACGCCAAAGGTCGTTTCCCTCTGCTGGGCTTGATGGGAGGAGCGGCCGAGGTCGGTGTTCGCAGCATCTCCCACATCGCCATGGCGAGAGCCACGCCCCTCCTCCAGACGCTGGAGCCGCAGA ttGAAGTTGCCAATCAGTTTGCCCTCGTTGGTCTCGATCGTCTGGAGAAGAACTTCCCGATCTTGAACCAATCAACAGACGAG GTGGTGGGTCACCTGAAGGACGCCTTCTTCGTGACCCTGGACGACGTGCAGCTGTGGGCGATGGACGGTCTGGACGGAGCTCTCGATCAGCTCGAGCGTCTCGCCGATAACGCTCGGGCGGCCGTCCTGATGCTGCAGGACACTCAGGTGGGCCGAGCCGCCACGTCGGGGTTGGATGACGTGCTGGGTCGTCTGGAGGACGCCACCGCCTACTACCTGCCCCTCCCACCCACACTGC GTCGGGAGTGGGAGATGAGGGTCCAGGAGTACGAGGACGAAGACGATGACGACGAGCCCAGTCTGTGGACGAGGGTCCGCAGCCTGCTGCTGAGTCTCAGCCTGCAGCTCTTCCACCGTCTGACGAAGATCAGggagcagctgcagagagcCGTCAGGATGCTGGGAGACGCTGCTGACGTG GTGGGTCTGGGTAAGGTCCTGCAGGTGGTTGGTGAGCTGCTGCAGTACCTGCAGGGCCTCCTGGTGGCGCTGGTGTACCGGGCAGAGGGCCTCAGAGAGTTGACCCTGAacggggtcaaaggtcaggccGCCCTGTTGGCTGAGATGCGTCCTGTGCGTCAAATCAGAGAGCTGCCGGTTCAGATCCAGCAGCTGCTCCAAGATCTGCAAGAACTCTCCAAgatcctcctgcagctgctgatcaACGCAACACCTCTTTACAACATG ctgcagcagccgtCTCATCAGGACGTCGAGGACTTCCTGAACCAGGAGGACTTCATGTCTGACAGCTCGTCTCGTCGCAGCTCAGCTAACAGTCTCTTCCTGAAGGCGATGGACGGCCGTCCTCGCCGTCGCCGCAGTCTCTACTCCCGAGCCTCTGCCTCCCGAGGCTCCGGGGCACCCCAGAGCCCCGACCCCCCCAACGGCCGGCGCTCCAGCCTGAAGGACACCCCGGCCCTGGAGGTGGAGGGCATGCCCCTCCCTTCCGACGGCTTTTCTGCCAACCGCCGCCCGTCCGCCGCCGAGATGCTCTTCGCTCCGCTCAAACAGTTTGTCTCTCAAAGCCAGAAGGCCTTCGAGTACCTGACCCCCAACTCCTCCGACAACGCCGCCAACGACACGGCAACAGCCGATTCTTAA
- the LOC115578100 gene encoding ras-related and estrogen-regulated growth inhibitor-like protein yields the protein MVVEVRGGVEVMEGNQPRVEVNVLLLGAHSVGKSALTVRFLTRRFIGEYGDIESVYSRVDRIDAQDVCFNVWDSPYTQDDGKSLSLPDKQLQWADGIVLVYSICDRRSFHVVRQQLQLIRRSRKPSSVPVVVVGNKLDLHCHRSVSSEEGRLLALSQHCGFYEVSAAETYEDVLLVFQRLVHLIRESRALRKSSAGVRRIVRSVSAVFGKKRGE from the exons atggtggtggaggtgagaggaggtgtggaggtgatggaggggaACCAGCCGAGGGTGGAGGTGAACGTCCTGCTGCTGGGAGCTCACAGCGTCGGAAAGTCAG ctctcACAGTCAGGTTTCTGACCCGGAGGTTTATCGGAGAGTACGGAGATATCG AGTCAGTTTACAGTCGAGTCGACCGGATCGACGCTCAGGACGTCTGCTTCAACGTCTGGGACTCTCcctacacacag GATGATGGGAAGAGTCTGTCGCTCCctgacaaacagctgcagtggGCCGACGGCATCGTCCTCGTCTACAGTATCTGCGACCGCCGCAGCTTCCACGTGGTCcgccagcagctgcagctcatcCGGCGCAGCAGGAAGCCGTCGTCCGTCCCCGTCGTTGTCGTTGGGAACAAACTGGACCTTCATTGTCATCGCAGCGTCTCCAGCGAGGAGGGACGGCTGCTCGCTCTGTCCCAACACTGCGGTTTCTACGAGGTGTCGGCGGCCGAGACGTACGAAGACGTCCTGCTGGTGTTTCAGCGGCTGGTCCACCTCATCAGAGAGAGTCGGGCGCTGAGGAAGAGCTCGGCAGGTGTGCGACGGATTGTCCGGAGCGTGTCGGCCGTGTTCGGAAAGAAACGGGGCGAGTAG
- the trim33l gene encoding transcription intermediary factor 1-beta, producing METAAGQGDWSFNQQCSNCDASSARCWCVDCNEALCDACVSAHRRVSVTRSHQILNQPAAGSVSTPPIKFCRLHPAEPLKLFCFTCNQLTCRDCQLMGHMNHRYQFVREALDSLKKELEVLVQPIRAKRDTARQSLQDMETRLQDIANVESNLKSDLQSSYNIICEQLKRRMHVLMNTAKTVCTKEAEDIQRKIQALKQLQQNQEWLTETSEKARNTNDLVALLRYKAQVESALKKLDDQNVSPPSLMPQLIIVTNKSFLQIILNFGELDVSWIPFSVDRDTTSAATASCGLRPQTSSTVNTISPGPPGPLNSSSSSPLCLPPSILSINLSSTPLTMPSTVTCTPAVKQLSSSPVVTVSLPGSNQRQVQPKNPVQSVCTSVNLQPVTFCLPPQPPNKTFLEFRKRRLVLNRPAAPQQTQTPVLLTNNQQVFQVLPVMLSKAPSYTIGQKQNGSGKVLPVAAAASTITPPTSTYSASSCKPLPQTSTTNDLSSSSPLCLTPSCSSAVTLPTSTYRPLPHTAIPSPVPVNHLATSQTTSDPTLPRQTATDSDLQPLRDQIVTPSGPVSLLQCLTSVFPGSSSQSPVVRAVADSACDLSAQQVTARQPVENEPTSTMYEETEPAAKPAELSDAEEDTHGSLSQSQLPLVRVPESPPRPARLGEEEELHLEMREDSQSRADDVTNDVIEPQSSPESPVTLQIVSCSACGSSYGSIICSACGRGYHRDCHVPPVGPDIRSVWLCSLCQDLSDPSDPYSSDRPQRPPGPGLSLLDQRKCESLLLHVKVEGCGRLSECGSVRSDLELISKRLTLHPSYQTAAEFLSDVWRLFEDMKDDDGSKKLRESFQSRLKQTLSPELHLPVLTPASSGNSDRDDGRGSKVKSPEQDVMTRESKLTVIKNRLRELMPLRHPDQRGQKRRPDLILPQDHMSKQLRASPPVTSQQPITSLHGLPPVDD from the exons ATGGAGACAGCAGCAGGCCAAGGAGACTGGAGTTTCAATCAGCAG tgcagCAACTGTGACGCCTCCTCGGCCAGATGTTGGTGCGTGGACTGTAATGAAGCTCTGTGTGACGCGTGTGTGTCGGCTCATCGCAGAGTGAGCGTCACCAGATCACACCAGATCCTCAACCagccagcagcag GAAGTGTCTCGACTCCACCCATCAAGTTCTGCAGGCTCCACCCGGCTGAGCCGCTCAAACTCTTCTGCTTCACCTGTAACCAGCTCACCTGTAGAGACTGTCAGCTCATGGGTCACATGAACCACAG gtATCAGTTTGTTAGAGAAGCATTAGACAGCCTGAAGAAGGAGCTGGAGGTCTTggttcagccaatcagagcaaaaAGAGACACAGCGAGGCAGAGTCTGCAGGACATGGAGACCAG GCTGCAGGACATCGCAAACGTCGAGTCCAATCTGAAGTCGGACCTGCAGAGCTCTTACAACATCATCTGTGAAcagctgaagaggaggatgcACGTCCTGATGAACACGGCcaag ACGGTGTGCACGAAGGAGGCGGAGGACATTCAGAGGAAGATCCAGGCgctgaagcagctgcagcagaatcaAGAGTGGTTGACTGAAACGTCAGAAAAAGCCAGAAACACCAACGACCTGGTGGCTCTGCTCAGGTACAAGGCTCAg gtcGAGTCTGCGCTGAAGAAACTGGACGATCAGAACGTGTCTCCTCCATCGTTGATGCCTCAGCTGATCATCGTCACCAACAAGAGTTTCCTGCAGATCATTCTGAACTTTG GTGAACTCGATGTGTCTTGGATCCCCTTCTCTGTTGACAGAGACACCACCTCTGCAGCCACTGCCTCCTGTGGACTCCGCCCCCAAACCAGCTCCACTGTTAACACCATCTCACCTGGTCCACCTGGTCCACTGAACTCTTCTTCATCCAGTCCATTgtgtcttcctccctccatcttaaGCATCAACTTATCCAGCACTCCCCTGACTATGCCCAGCACAGTCACCTGCACTCCAGCTGTCAAACAGCTGTCCTCCTCACCTGTGGTGACGGTTTCTCTCCCTGGATCCAACCAGAGACAGGTGCAGCCAAAGAACCCTGTTCAGTCTGTCTGTACGTCTGTGAACCTGCAGCCAGTCACCTTCTGTTTACCTCCTCAACCTCCCAACAAAACCTTCCTTGAATTCCGCAAACGCCGGCTGGTCCTGAACCGACCCGCTGCTCCCCAACAGACACAAACCCCGGTCCTGCTCACCAACAATCAGCAGGTGTTCCAGGTGTTACCTGTGATGCTCAGTAAGGCTCCATCCTACACCATTGGGCAGAAACAAAATGGCAGTGGTAAGGTACTTCCTGTAGCGGCCGCCGCCTCCACCATCACTCCTCCCACCTCCACATACTCTGCATCCTCCTGTAAGCCCCTCCCTCAAACTAGCACCACCAATGACTTATCCTCATCCAGTCCGTTGTGTCTTACTCCATCCTGTTCCTCAGCTGTCACTCTGCCCACCTCCACCTACAGGCCCCTCCCCCACACTGCCATCCCCTCACCTGTTCCAGTGAACCATCTCGCTACATCACAGACCACCTCTGATCCCACGCTGCCTCGTCAGACGGCGACCGACAGCGACCTCCAGCCTCTGAGGGATCAGATTGTGACCCCCAGCGGCCCCGTGTCCCTCCTCCAGTGTCTCACCTCTGTCTTTCCTGGCTCCTCCTCTCAGAGTCCGGTGGTGAGGGCGGTGGCGGACTCCGCCTGCGATCTCAGCGCTCAGCAGGTGACAGCGCGGCAGCCAGTGGAGAACGAGCCGACGTCCACGATGTATGAAGAGACCGAACCTGCAGCCAAACCAGCTGAACTATCAGACGCAGAAGAAGACACACACGGCAgtctgagccaatcacagctgCCGCTGGTCCGTGTGCCTGAGTCTCCGCCCCGCCCCGCACGCCttggtgaggaagaggagctccACCTGGAGATGAGAGAGGACAGTCAG TCCcgtgctgatgatgtcacaaatGATGTCATCGAGCCGCAGTCATCCCCAGAGTCTCCTGTGACTCTGCAGATAGTCAGCTGCTCCGCCTGCGGGTCCTCGTACGGATCAATAATCTGTTCAGCCTGCGGACGAGGATACCACCGAGACTGCCACGTTCCTCCTGTTGGACCCGACATCCG GTCGGTGtggctctgctctctgtgtcaGGACCTGTCGGACCCCTCAGACCCCTACAGCTCTGACAGACCACAAAGACCTCCAGGTCCTGGTCTCAGCCTGCTGGACCAGagg aagtGTGAGAGTCTGCTGCTGCATGTGAAGGTCGAAGGCTGCGGTCGACTGTCTGAG TGTGGTTCTGTTCGGTCCGACCTGGAGTTGATCTCAAAGCGTCTGACTCTTCATCCTTCGTATCAGACGGCTGCAGAGTTCCTGTCTGACGTCTGGAGGCTCTTTGAAGACATGAAG gacgACGACGGTTCAAAGAAGCTGCGAGAGAGTTTTCAGAGCCGGCTGAAGCAGACTTTGAGTCCAGAGCTTCATCTTCCGGTCCTGACGCCAGCGAGCAGCGGAAACAGTGACCGAGATGACGGAcgggggtcaaaggtcaagtcACCGGAACAGGACGTGATGACCCGTGAGTCCAAACTGACAGTCATCAAGAACCGGCTGAGAGAGCTTATGCCTCTCCGGCATCCGGACCAAAGAGGACAGAAGCGGAGGCCGGACCTCATCCTCCCCCAGGATCACATGTCCAAACAGCTCAGAGCGAGTCCACCTGTGACCTCCcagcagccaatcacaagcCTCCATGGCCTCCCACCTGTGGATGATTAA